In the genome of Tripterygium wilfordii isolate XIE 37 chromosome 19, ASM1340144v1, whole genome shotgun sequence, one region contains:
- the LOC119985841 gene encoding uncharacterized protein LOC119985841 isoform X2 produces MAETDNSIDARIYGFMVDEQKTRFRCNYCAKEVSSFNHLQSHLGGVRADLKPCMQVLENITKLREVIHLFLLLVVQVIEMKRHRGRKRKLVDALEDSFTKLESTLMLLILLARRIINATFKEGQVEYDMPNLQELRGSMLDDEFEDMKDHFNNIKNLGQDATYLSMIGSEVSSTLLVFWWILGRALIFRPWLVILLP; encoded by the coding sequence ATGGCAGAAACTGATAACTCGATCGATGCTCGCATCTACGGCTTCATGGTTGATGAACAAAAGACGAGGTTTCGGTGCAACTACTGTGCAAAGGAAGTGAGTAGCTTCAACCATCTCCAGAGCCATTTAGGAGGAGTGAGAGCAGACTTAAAACCTTGCATGCAAGTTCTTGAAAACATCACGAAACTGAGAGAAGTGATTCACTTGTTCCTGCTTCTGGTAGTGCAAGTAATAGAAATGAAGCGACATCGTGGTCGCAAGCGGAAGCTAGTAGATGCATTGGAAGATTCATTTACGAAACTGGAGTCGACTTTGATGTTGTTAATTCTCCTAGCTAGGAGAATTATCAATGCTACATTCAAAGAGGGTCAGGTGGAGTATGACATGCCAAATCTCCAAGAACTGAGAGGTTCAATGCTTGATGATGAGTTTGAAGATATGAAGGATCACTTCAACAACATAAAGAATCTTGGGCAGGATGCAACATACTTGTCGATGATTGGGTCAGAAGTGTCAAGCACCTTGTTAGTTTTCTGGTGGATTCTTGGGAGGGCACTGATATTTCGTCCTTGGTTGGTAATACTGTTGCCCTGA